The nucleotide sequence CTCGCCAGGTGCGGGTCGAGGGTCTCACTGGCGCCGCCGCCCGCGAACGCGGCTCGCAGCCGCCCGCCGCGCTTCGGCTCGCCGTCACCGGTGCTCGCCTCGCCGTCCGTGCCGCCGCTCTCGCCGCACCCCGTCAGGGCGAGCCCGCCGAGTGTGACGGCACCCGTGGCGGCGAGGAAGCCGCGTCGGCGCAGACCGGGGAAGAGTTCTTCGTGCATGAGGGTTCCTTGGGTGAGGTGAGGTGAGGTGAGGGCTGGGTGGCGTGGGCGGGAGGTCAGTGGGCGCTCATGCCGAGGCGGGCGACGACGTGCAGCCGGTCCGCGTCCGCCGTACGGCCCGGCAACTGCCCGTCCTGCCAGGGCGGTTCGGTGCGAGGGCCCGGCCCGTCGTGCAGTTCGAGCACCTCGAAGCCGTGCGCGGCCAGTACGTGACGCAGCTCCTGCGGGAACAACAGCCGCCAGGCGGACCGCTGTTCGACAGGTGGCGTGCCGTCGTCCGAGGTCCAGACACGGATACGGCGCAGCAGTCGGGCGGCGCGGTCCACGGTGAGGGTGGTCGTGGACCGGTAGGCGGTGCCCCGCCAGGTGAAGGTGTTGACGGCCGGGGTGCCGAGGAGGTCGGGACGGCCGAGGAAGTGGGCGCCGTTGCGCATCTCCGCGACCAGCAGCCCCCCGGGTCCGAGCGCCTGGCGGCAGGAGGAGAGGAAGCCGTCGAGCTGGGTGTCGGTGTGGCAGTAGAGGAGCGAGCTGTCCAGGCAGACGACCGCGTCGAAGGCCGCCCGGCCCAGGTCGAAGCCGTGCAGATCGGCCCGCACGTACACCGGGCCGGGATGCCGCTCGCGGGCATGGGCGAGCATCGCCTCGGAGAGGTCGGCGCCGGTCACCGTACGGCCGCCGCCGTGCAGGTGGGCGGCGTCGCGCCCGGTGCCGCAGCCCATGTCAAGGACCCGAGGCCCGGCCCTGTGGCGCCGCAGGCAGTCCTCGGCCCAACGCCCGGCCAGCCGCCCCGGATCGGGGAAACGGGCCTCGTACAGCTCGGGGTTGTCGGTGAGGAGGTTGCCGTTCGTCATGCGCTGCTCTTCTCGGCGGCTGCGGTGGGGACGACGGCCGCGGGGTCCGCGGGCAGCGCCCCCAGCCGGTGCAGCCGACCGACACCGGCCGCCGAGAGCAGCCCGAACAGGGCGCAGCACACCCAGGGCAGCCAGGCATGGCCGTTCCGCTCCCCGGCGTCCATGGCCCACCCCACGAAGGTGTTGCCGACGGCCGCGGCGATGCCCGAGACGACGTAGAAGATCCCGAAGTACGTGCCGGTCAGCTCCGGGCGCCCGAAGCGTGGGATCAGCTCCATCACGAACGGCGAGGCGACCATGAGGCCGAGGTACAGGAGCAGCGCGCCGAGCAGGACGGGTACGGCGGCGAACCACCCGGAGGCACCGAGGCCCGCCCCCACGGCCGGCGGCAGGAACGCCAAACCTGTCACGGCGAGTCCCACACCGATCCAACGGCCCCTGCCGCCACGCGGCTTGAGCGCCTTGGTGATGCGCAGCTGGAGCGCGAGGTTGGCGAGCGTTCCGACGAGGAAGACGAGACCGGCCGCGCCGTCCCAGCCGGTGGCCTCCCGTGCCCCGGCGGGCAGCAGCAGGTACAGCTGGTTCTCCAGGGTGAACATGCCGACCATGGCGAGCGCGAACGCCAGGAAGGCCCGGTTGCCGAGAACCTCCTGCCAGTCCCCGAGGACACCGCCGCCGCTCGGCGCGACCTTCCGCGCGGGCAGGACGAGCGCCTGCGCGACGGTGAGGACCGCGAAGATCGCGGCGGCGGTCAGCGCGGACGTACGGAAGTCCACGAGCAGCAGCACGCTGCCCAGCAGCGGCCCGACCAGGGCTCCCGTGGTCGCGAAGACGTTGAACAGCGCGAACGCCTCCGCCTTGCGCTCCCCGGCCTCCTGCGACAGATACGCCCGCACCGCCGGATTGAACAGCGCCCCGGCGAGCCCGCTGAGCACCGACGCGGCCAGCAGCACCGGCAGCCCGTCGCCGAGCGCGAACAGCCCGAAACCGACGGTCCGCAGCGCACAACCGGCGATGATCACGCCCCGCGCGCCGAGCCGGTCCGAGGCGGAGCCGCCGATGATGAACAGGCCCTGCTGGCTGAGGTTCCGCACGCCCAGGACGATGCCGACGACGGCCGCCGACATGCCCAGGTTCTCGGTGAGGTGGGTGGCGAGGTAGGGGATCAGGAGATAGAAGCCGATGTTGACGCCGAGCTGGTTGACCAGGAGGAGACGGACGGCGAAGGGGAAGCGGCGGATCTCATGCCACGTCTGCACGGCGTATCTCTCCCGTTCCTTCGGCTCCTTCGGCTCCTTCGGCTCCTTCGGCTCCTTCGGTCGTGCGGCGCCGAACTCCCAGCCCCGGCAGTTCGGTTGTGCGTACGAACCCGTCGGCGCCGCCGATCCCGGTCCACGGGTCGTCGGCGAGCAGGAGATGCCCGTCGAGGTCCACCCAGCGGGCCCGGTCCGCGAGGTGGACGGCGGGGGCGAGACCGAGGCTGCTGGCGGTGAGGCAGCCCAGCATCAGCTCGGTGCCGCTGCCCTCGATCGCTTCGGCGATCCGCAGTGCCGCATGGACGCCGCCGCACTTGGCGAGCTTGACGTTGACTCCGTGCACCCGTCCCGCCAACCGCCGCACGTCCTCCAGTCCCACGGCGTCCTCGTCGGCGATG is from Streptomyces sp. NBC_01314 and encodes:
- a CDS encoding class I SAM-dependent methyltransferase is translated as MTNGNLLTDNPELYEARFPDPGRLAGRWAEDCLRRHRAGPRVLDMGCGTGRDAAHLHGGGRTVTGADLSEAMLAHARERHPGPVYVRADLHGFDLGRAAFDAVVCLDSSLLYCHTDTQLDGFLSSCRQALGPGGLLVAEMRNGAHFLGRPDLLGTPAVNTFTWRGTAYRSTTTLTVDRAARLLRRIRVWTSDDGTPPVEQRSAWRLLFPQELRHVLAAHGFEVLELHDGPGPRTEPPWQDGQLPGRTADADRLHVVARLGMSAH
- a CDS encoding MFS transporter; the encoded protein is MQTWHEIRRFPFAVRLLLVNQLGVNIGFYLLIPYLATHLTENLGMSAAVVGIVLGVRNLSQQGLFIIGGSASDRLGARGVIIAGCALRTVGFGLFALGDGLPVLLAASVLSGLAGALFNPAVRAYLSQEAGERKAEAFALFNVFATTGALVGPLLGSVLLLVDFRTSALTAAAIFAVLTVAQALVLPARKVAPSGGGVLGDWQEVLGNRAFLAFALAMVGMFTLENQLYLLLPAGAREATGWDGAAGLVFLVGTLANLALQLRITKALKPRGGRGRWIGVGLAVTGLAFLPPAVGAGLGASGWFAAVPVLLGALLLYLGLMVASPFVMELIPRFGRPELTGTYFGIFYVVSGIAAAVGNTFVGWAMDAGERNGHAWLPWVCCALFGLLSAAGVGRLHRLGALPADPAAVVPTAAAEKSSA